atCCAGGTTTGCCCCttttactttcaaaatataGACCCGTGATAATTAGTTAATAATTGCCAATATACCTCGTCTAAATCTGGTAAAAGTGGGCTTAGGGATTGTTCCATCAACAATATCCGGCGTGAGTTCACCTCTAAACTTCGTTTATTGTCAAGAATTATGACTAATCTGATCAATGAACTGAGTTTGAAGGTAATCTTTTTTTCATTGGCGCAAGTGCCTATTAATGAATGTTATTTGCTTTCGATTAAGAATGTAACAAAAggagattattttttgtatcttttaGCACCAATACTCTGTTACTAAACCTCAGCAAAACGTCAATTAACTAAGACAACATCAAGAATCGAAGACATATTGACAAATAGGTGGTATATTATTGTTGTGATGTGGAACCTGTGCGCAAGTTCACAAATATTTGGTAATGTGGATCCAACTTTGGATGGAATTAAGTGAATAATCGTAGATGTCATAAGGTATAACACATGGATTCCACAAATTAAACAGACTTTAGCACGGGCATTTGTTACGTATTTGCATTTATGtgttaaaacaatattaaaattgccaTTTCCTTGACCTAGTACTACAGCAGGGTTTAGTGCAGTATTAAGACACAtcttagaatatttaaatagcaGTTTCGGATGAGTTCCATTCcctattaatttttgtatgtacaaatgttacaaaattctatataattaacgaaatcgttacttcaaataatttaaatagaaaaaaaaacgatgtAACACCAAACACACATCGTGTTAATTGGAATTTCTGAGATGCTACTACACCGAAAGCTCAAtcgatttattttctttttccctaTTCAATTGTCATTACTTACCTGTTTTCAAGAGTTTAAGAACCTACTTAACCAAACCCTCGATGGAAAACTAGAAACCCTATTTGTCAGTACGCTTTGAACTAAACAACGGGAAACCTACCACCCTCCCGTGCCATTACCATCTACGAACACGTTAATATACATTGTTCCATACACACGTGGCAGTTTGTTTGGATCACTATTCGCCTGTTTCTCATCACCAGTATGTGCGTTACCAATTCGCCATTCCGGGTTTGTTTAACGTCATAAAGTAAATCTGACATGAGGATCCGCTTTTGGCGCTAGAGAAGAACACTTTGTCGTTCCGTTCACACAGAAACTTGAGCCGTTGGGCCTTCTTGTGCATGAACACACCGTCCAGGTGGCCGGACTCCACCGAGCGTATTTCGATCGCCTTATTGCCCCAGCCCATTATTTGGCCCGTGCCGATATATGCCACGGAGGTCGGCATTTCGCCCCACTGGAAAACAGTAAGTTTCTTACCGAGATTGTTCACCAGATACTGGTACGATGCAGTGAATGTTccatttacttatttataaccTTCTGTGATATAGGCTAATCATTTCCGAAAATAGAATAAATGATGGTACCCGTTTCAAATGCCCATGTTGATAGACCTATTATTAAagcgtgaaaataatacttacCTGTAGTAGCATATTCTTTGATACTCTGCCATAAGTATTTACATAAACGCCTTCATTGTCATAACACAGTAAAAGCTGCATTCCGTTACTGTTTGGTAATGTTACTATACAATGAGGAGTAATACCATTTTGGGTCTGAAAAAAGAGTGAcacagtaaataaaattattaaaaacatattacatTACGTAATGGCCTTCAAAATCGTAATATTTAGGTGTAGAAAAAAGCTATACTTACATGTTTCGGAAGATAAATATCATAGACACTGGCCGAATCCAGATCGACTGCGTGGAAACCGTCCGAACTTCCATAAATGACTTTCAGTCTCGTGCCCTCCTCGACAGTCAAGTCGACCAGGAGCGGTCGGAAGGTAAGATCACAGAACGATTTGAAAGCCATAAACTTATGATAGGGCTTCGGGGCCCACGCGTAAATTTCTATACTATCTCTAAGCGCTATCACTAGGAATTTTATTCTCTCGTATTTGACTATTTTGAAATGCACAGCTCCTTGAAGGTCACCGACGTTGATCCAACCATTTCTTCGCTCGACTTGCTGCAATGAAAAAACAGACCGTGTTGTTTTGGTTTCCCGATGCACAGCAATTCACGTACGTCGCTGACGCCATCCGTTCtcaatattttgctttttagcCAACTCAGGTAGTAAACTCGAACCCTGTTCTTCTTTCCTGATATCGTAACTAGGATATTTTGTCCTTCCAACACTTCCATCTGTTGGAAACGTCTTCTTGATATTAGCTGATATACTTTACCTTGTCCACTCCTATCTAACAGCATTAAGCCATGTTCTGTGCCGATAAGGAGATTTACCCCtagaatgtaaaaaaataggaaaaaaatcttagtttcACTCAATGCGTACGGACGATTTGGATCAAAAGCATTGATACTAGTATTATTACTAAATTTACCCCATAAAGCGGCACACAATATCTCGCTGTTGAACCTCTTTTTATACTTCCGGATTTCGGGTGTATCTGAGGAAATGTCATGCGAAGTAGGAGTAACGTTGACATTGACGTGAGATTCTCTTCTGGAAGGTTGCGAGTTGGCGCCAAATCCGAAAGCCAAAAAGGAACGCTGCTTCTGTTGCAAGGCAAGTGCGTTAGCATGTATGTAAGAAGGATTGGGATGTTCGGGCCGATACtgtaaagatttttatttgttgtattTGTGGCAAATTCAACTTTCTGGAAGTGTGGTTCAGTAAATCGGAATGACGTCTAGTCCAGTTTTGGCGAATTGAACCTCCTTGGCTAAAGGTCGAAACAACATCATTCCGATCATGTAATGACCTACCTTACGGCTacaaattatttaactgaAATACAGGTAAAATTGAACATGCAGACCATTTTTTCTGCTATACTGAATCATTTTAGCTATTAAATactattaatataataaaataaaagctgAATGCATAGCAATGAGACAGCTAAAACATGCGTTTGATACTTTCTTCACTAATGCACtacaaaactaataaaattacttacaaCTTCACCCATATCGCAACtgaatatttaatactttCTTGGGCGTGAAAATATCTagcacattttcaaaaataataaatgtggCTGTCTGGAGAGcacttctaaaaatatacaaaatactaATAGATTGATCAACCACAGTGTATTCTTCGtggcaattttccaaaacacCTCTGTTGTTGTTTTGGCGCCAAAATGTCAAGGGATTGCGATATTTACAGCTGATTAGGAAAATACAATCATGTTAATTTGTTCTATACCGTCTGTAGGATGAATGtctgtttaataattcatgCTGTGATCTTTATTACATGAGAGACATTAGTaagcttaaaataaaattagtctTTCCCGTTAGTTTTCCTAAACCACAAACATAAAATGGATGGTATAAGCTGAAATTATCAGATTAACATTGAAATGTATAGACAATTTGCAATTCTGAGGCTACGAAAGATGTTAATGACGTATGGTTCATCCTTAATATTTCCCATTATTTGTTCATACTAGAACGTGGAAATTTCAGACatatttacgttttatttCCAATACAGACGCGAGACTCCGGTCACTCTTCAGACCTAAACAAGACATGCAAGTACGCAATCttaggtaaaatatttttaactaaatgaAACAGTTTTTGCTTTactattcttttaaaattaggtTCATTTCAACCAGAGAACTGTTCCAGAGTCATTTGAGTATCTTTCAGGAAAACTCACGTTAAAGATCTAAATGAGTAACGTGCTTACCCAGAAGGGATCTTGAACGGTTCCGACACCATTTTCTGTCGGGTCGGAACAAGCTTACTAGCTACGTTACTTTGCCCAATAAATTGAGTtcatatttcaacaaaaagaaatctacagCTAGGAAAGGAATGAACCAAAGTCATAACACAGGGTGACAAACACTACACAAAAACATTGAGGTGTCATACTTACATTTAGATACACAGGGGGTTACAGACGTCACTCGTTAGAGGCACAAACCAAAGAGAAAGACAAGTATTATTATTGCacataaatacatacatacaaaTAATTGAGGATAAAGGGTTAATATATcgtcaattttaaattttttagatttaggtaattttaaaatcacgGCAAGAGCTACGCGCTAACagatacttttttctttgaaatttcgagattttgaaaaattattgtattaaagCTCGAagtattatttcaatatttccttTCCTCATGAGAATCGCTAAAATTGTACTTAACCTTTTGCATCTATTCAGATTATCACTTTGGggtaaatatattatttgaacACAATTATTAGTACATAGAATCGGCAGATGCAGTGCATTTACAGGATGGTTAAAACcattatatatataatgaTTTGAAAAAGCTCATAATATAAAGGGTGTTCTATTGAAGGCAATGACAAATGACGTCACAGTTTGACAGTGGATGACATCAAAGGGAAATCAAATTCCCCTGCAATTACTATTTTTGCGTTATACAGAATGCTAAAAAACTAACGCTGTATCTCTAATAGTTCACTTACTGTGAATGACTTTgtacaaatatttaacatatttattttattttttgctgctAATCtaattatcaaataatttCTACCAAGAGTGGTaatctgaatttaaaaaaaaaattaagtcggAATATTGTAGCAAACGGTTAATTTGCAATAAgcgattttgtttaattgaCGTTTCATGTACAACGATAAAAGTACTACTTGTTTAATACGATTCTTCATATTTTACCCTACCTTCTTAGGTTAGCTAGTATGTTTGACATGAGCATGATCTGAAATATACCGAGAAACCCAAATAATGAATAGTGGTTAAAATCATTCAAATGTTCATATAACTTCGAAGAACATTGAATAATCACCGGAATACATGAATCATcagtaaacaaaatattgtaaaCTAAGCAAAAAAGGCCTCTcataacaagaaaatattaaacccACCTCTTCGCTCTGCGATTTGTCTCTGGAAGATGGCGTTCCGGGGCTGCCGCTGGCTTGGCTAAGCAGGTCCGGTAATACGCTACTTTGTCGTGAATGTTCATTACTTCTACCATTCTGGAATatgatgaaaatataaaatacaggtaataaagaaaaatatatggaTGATTTACTTATGTTTGGTATTAAGACGACTTAGGCAACTAGTTATTAACGAATCAAAGACAACCGCGAGTcttcaaaaacttattaatcAACACACAAAGCAGATTTACTAACCTGATGTCGCGTTCTAAAAAAATAGTCTTTAAAGGAGATGTTATCGATgatgctatttaaaaataattaccaaaaactaataataaatatccattattttaaaacatcatgACTACCAATgcacacacacacaaaacAAAGACAAAAACATGgcataaaatacttaaaaagcaaaaaaacacaaaaacaattaCTAGAGAATATGGCAGCAGCCCTGCAGTAAATCTGTATGACATCCATTTCCATGCTCGAGTAGAGAAACTTCTGGCATGCTCTTTAAATCGATGGCGACTAGAATTCTCCCATGTTGTTCTGTTGCATTTCAAAAGAAAGTGGTTAGTCTTAcagttttaataatgaaaaatattttcctggttatgttttattgttcaaaagcgaatatacagggtgattcgcaACGGCAGGGATCCAGAACAAGTCCACGTGACAAGTTTTGTATCCATTGCATTGGAAATCATCCTGTATTATAAATCGTCTGTTACGCCACCACCACGACTTTCAAAAAGGAATGGCACTTAGGCCGAATACGTGTACAACTGCGGATCAAACTTGACTCAGTCGAACGTCCGAAAAACAGTATCGTTACATGAAGAGATTTATTTTGACAACAATGAATGGTCCAAGTACGTTTCCAGTGCAACTCCACTGAGTTTGAGCTGCAATTGCACTGAATGTTCGGATTATAAGCGACGACGGCTTTatcatataaatttttgacacATGATACATGtcagaaaattgaatattgatAGTGCTTTCATCTGGGAAAGTTGAATAGTGATATAGTTCCATCAAAATGCGAAAAGCAAGTTGAAAGcggttaataattattctaacAAATACACTGCATAGCtatgttaattattatcaataacATGAGTATCTTAGTGTTCCTGTTAGTAAAAGCAACATGTTGACAAACAACACTATTAATCAAAGCTGACTATCAAGATAAGTTTCTATTAGTAGTTACAATACGATCTAATCTAGAATTAATACAATTATCTAAGATTGTAAAACAATTAATCGCATTGTATTAAACTATCTTCAACGGTATCTACTGACTGgttaaatgcaataaaagtATCCATCAACCAACGACGGTCCCCACTCTCAGTTCACTATTTTAATACCAACTCAGTTGATGTTATAACAATtatgatttatattataaatctttaaaagaaatttcaaatcaattaTGTGAAAACAGAGCTTACAGGAATGTCAGAGTTGGGGTTGAAAAATCGTTTTACATTCAACACCGGATAAAAGTAGATTTGGTATAATCTTCGACTTGAAGCTAAAAAATCCCAGTAGGTCAATACTTACTGAAGTAGTTTTCCAACAGAACACAAGAAGTTGCATAAGAACTGCCAATAGAAGACAAATTTCGCATGAGTGCAACACTAGTTTTACCGTTGAAAAGCCCTACGAGTGTGTGACTCAATGAGTAAGATTACAATTGCACATACCAAGGATATATGCTattccaaattaataaaaatcaaatggtGCCATGGCAATCAATTTTTATGCTCCTGTATAAGTAACTGACAGTAACGGTAGTCGAATTTGACATATGAATAAcgcattattaaattttagtatgTCGTGCTCATCCAAACTAAATCTAGACCTGTAACAATCAGTGAGATTGGACTATACAATGTATATCTCCATTCGACTGATGTCACTTGGTATAAAACGCAACCATATACGccattttttgatttaaaaccTTGCCataatttcagtttatttgCCCAACTTGACAACCTTGTAGCTCTTAAGGTTCTCATAATTGCTACACGTAAAGAAGTAAATAATTCTATACAATATTTTAGTCCTGCCACCATAAAAGCTGCCTCGATGCACTGCGCTAATTGAATAATTGTTAGATGTGATTATCGACATTGTCAGCGACACTATGAAAAGCACCCGAAATGCAAACCAAGAAAACCAGAAGTTACCTGTATAAAGGAGAATTCGTCCCCATCGATCGACTGAGATCCGCTCGATATATTCGATACGTTTAGCGAGTGGATTTCGATTGGCTTCGAACTTCTCCTTCTCATATTCTCTGCCTCTTGGGCGAATTGCAATTCTACCTCTTTTCGTCGAGCCTCGAGGGTCTCCCTAATACTTCTGCGAGCTTCAGAGTGCCTTAGTACAATGTCTGACTCGGTTTTCTCACGTCTTGGACGAATGAAACTGTTTTATATACATGGTTTCAGTCAatgtttaaagaaaacaattaaatttacgCATTGAAACATTGACGCGAGCATATTAGTTTGAGTTAATCTCAAAAAAGATATTGTTACTTCAgataaatttcaagttttcttATGGTAACTTCTAGGAGATGAATTAATTTTAGGGAAAACCACAAAACATGCATTGTACAGTCTACGCAGTCGCACCTGCTAATATCGGTTTTCTTAGGAGTCGAAGAAGGCGCATCAGTTCTTTTCCAATCCATAAGAACAGGTTCCCCGGACGCCTTTTTAACGATTCCTGTCTCGGATCCTCGCctattattgaaaataccGCTAGACCGGGCCTTTTGATCGATATAAATAGCACTGTGTCTAGAGCTCAGCGGGAAAAAGTCTGAATTTTCTCTCCTAAAACCCCTGAAGAACGGGCTCACTTTGGAGTCGCTGTCATTTCTTCTGTGGCCTTGTTTCTTCGAGACGTCCTCTTTCTTGCTCGCGTTAAGCTTTTCTATAGGATAAccgttgtttttgtttatcgggaaaaatttatcaaagtCCCAATCTTTAAGAAGTGTCGCTTCGTCGATATCATCACCCCTGACTGCCAGCTTTGCTGCGGACTGCtgccattttgaaataaaataataaataacttaaGAGGCTGTAAtcgaaaagaaaatgtgaattCCTGAATAAGCAATTAGGATATTCATATTGCTACGACCAAAAAGTGATTGGTGATAATACCCTAAGAGTTTTGTTTGTGATTATAGCCCCCGGCTGACTACAGACTAAACATTCGGCCGATAGTTTAGTCGGATTGTTGGCGATTTAGAATCGGTGAATGTGCGCATATACGCGAATGTGTATACCATTTGAGAAACCGACTAAACTGCATAAATCTGTAGTCTACTTGCCTGTCTGTAAAGCATTAAGATTGAATTACTTAGTACATCAGCAATTACGTAGACCATCATTTAGCAATGTAAAAGCGAATTCCGCgcaaaagataaattattaagtccAATAACAGCCTCTTACAGCCAAACAAATTCACATCTGAACAGGAAGcgataaaacaaaaatatacgcATACAAATCAAACTTTTCCTCGAATGCTTAATCATAACCATTATTAAACACCTACCTTTCTGAGGACTAGAGTACGGTCACCTTGAGATTCGTCGTCATCGGGGGTGGGCGGCAGAGGACGATTCGGGGCGCCTCCGGTTCCCGAACCGCCCGTCGCTCCAGGACTTGAGACGCTCGCCGTGCCTTCGGGTACCCCCGGAAGTCCAGCCCTATAAGAGAACTCGGgactaacaaaaaaaaagaagggaACCAAAATAACGAGAGAATGGGAACAATTGTTAGGAAATTGTGAAAGTTGCAGGGATGATACAAAAAAAggacataaattaaaaataaatgaagagCAAGTGTTAATAAATTGTGATGTGTAAAGATGTGTCAGTAATGTTAAAAGAcagtgttatttttaaaatatctcaaatttgataaatatatGTCAAACATTGTCCAATAACTTCtatgaatttgaataattttaaacgagTTCGATAAATGCCGAGTTAGGGAAAAACTGTTATACTTGAGACATTTGATGACACTATCTTTTAtgaatgaaatatattttctatagtAACCTACAGAGGTTTAGGAGGATCGCTGGCTAGTAACGTGCCGTCATTTCTGGCCCCTCTACCGCCGTCCTCCGGCTCGGAGTCACTTTCACTGTCTACCAAAACGTCAGTCGACCGATCGTTGGCAGAATTGGAGGTGCTCGGTGGAGaaacgttattattattattggaaGCCTGTAaccaagaaaaaattatttttaccttCCTATCTTTAGTTTTCATGGTGAGTAGGTTACCAAATTTGACATGTGTCcgattaatattaaaaataccacAGAAATCATTGCAGTCTTACCTGAGAACGTGAATGATTCCTATTATTTCGAGGAGGTGCTTCGGGTTGGGCTACTCCATTATTTGCAGATGGCTGTGGCATGCCTAATTCATTAAGGTGTGCAGCAAGAGAATCCAATTcctagaaaataaaaaaacaataaaatgttgaaCATTAGAAAGAGCCGAATGAACTTAATTTgtaatgcaaataaaatactaTGCGTTAAATATTGGGTGTTTAGAACCTATAATGGGTCAGATCAATTGAGCTAAGACAAGACGGATCGTGAAATCAGTTCTTCCAAACTAGTTTCAATTAGCTTTCAAGGTTGTGTCTATTGGGAAAATTAGAAaggaacttttattttattcatgaGCCTCATGACAAAAGAAAATCTAAGAATTTTCTAACAATTGAACTACAAATAAGGTACAAGGTGTCTTGTTATAAATGCCTCttctataacttttttgttttcaattttcgaaaagtGGTTTATATAAAAGGTATAGGGTTTTATCTAAAGATTTAAACACACCTTACTTAAAATATCTAGGGTGTACCAAAAAAGCGTGGATAATCACacttttttttggttaaatgggACGTCCTGTATAGCCCTGATATAgtcttcatttttttgcaattaccTATTGAAAAACGTcttaaaatgtgtaaaaacctttcaaacaagcgccaattataaaacaaaaagcaAACAACTCTGAAGCAAATAAAATGTCTGATTAACGTACCTCAGGTTTACGTGCAGGAGCCTGCAGTGAAATGTGAAACACGGACATGAAATAAATAGAAGAGCAAAATTAGAAGACAAAAAGTTGTGTGTAGGAGGGTagacattaacattaaataaaacaaaaaaagagaCTTGCAGTAGGCAATATTTTTGTAACAAGTACAAACATTACTGGATAATAAGTAGAAATACTACATACCATCGGTTTAAACATGTGTTGCGACTGCGAATTCCTTTGGGGCTGTTGCGGTTGAGATCTTGAGGCTGCGAAATTATTGTCTGGAGGTGGAGGTAAAGGCCTGAAACAGAAGTGAATATGccgaaattaaacaaaatccTATCAAgcctttattaaaaaactcgCATCCTTAAACAAACACAACTTCAACAAGAATAACATCATACCTTCTTGGAGGCGCAGCAGGATCAGGCACAACAATAATCCTTTGAGGAATTGGTGGTCTGGCAGGTGGTCCAGGCTCCGGAATCTCTTCGCGCTCCTTGTTCTTGCCActtctataaataaatatttatgatacaTAAGAAATTATAAACAGTGACTAATTAATTCAACAGGGCTATTAAATCAAACAGATGATCGTGCCGCGGTtcccaaaaaatgtttaaagaaaaaactgacCTTTGTTGGAGTATACTGAAggtaaaaatatctaattaaataCCTTGGTGGTGGTTCGACAAGTGTACGCCCTTCCTGGATCTGCTGAAAGTTCCTTCGTAACGTATCGCCTCCTGGTGCTTGGATTATGCTGCTTGGTTCGCCCGCCACCTGTGGTTCCTCTTCCTCGTTCTCTGAACCCGAATACCGGTAATCATCTCGCTCTTTCTCTTGCTTCCGTTTTTTGCATCGGTCTATGTGGTCCTTTAGTTGTATTCTGACTTGCCGTTCGGTTGGTTGGtctctgaaaattttattcacgtTGTAGTGaatatcaacaataaaatttcgttttactCTTTCAAGAGCCATATCTTACAAATGGTTTAAATTATGCCAAAATGTTTCTACATCTCGCTGTTACCTCGTTAAAATGAATAGGggcaaagaaattttacatttcgcaaaaaaatacatacttaCTTGATAAATGCGTGCTTCAACAGCTGTTCAGTGTATGGTCTTTCATGATAATCTTTAACAAGCACCGTTTCAATAAACCCGTGGAATTTCTTATTCCATTTCTTACTCTTCAGTCTTGGAGGAGGGTTTCTTGGAATCAAGAATAAGGCTCTAGAATCGCAAAAAACAATAAGTCAAAATGtctattaaaaatgaaagaaaattaacctCATAGGATGCAATTCACACAAGGGCGGCTGCGACTCTGCCATTTCTAGAGCTGTGATACCTAAAGACCAAAGGTCACTACGATTGTCGTATGTAGCTTCGGGATTTTCATCACAAGCTATAACTTCGGGGGCCATCCAATATGGAGTTCCTATGAAAGTGTTTCGTCTGCCGATTGTGCGGTCCAGTTGAGCAGAAACACCAAAGTCGACTAAAGGGCAGAGATATATTCAAgacaaataatcatttttgtcTAAACTAAACTAACCCAATTTAACTTCAGCATTGTCAGTCAATAAAACGTTTTGACCTTTGATGTCACGGTGTATAACTTTATTAGAATGGAGATAGGACAGTCCCCTTAAAATTTCCCTACAAATGTAGGCAATCCATTCTTCTTTTAAGGACTGGCCTTTGGTTGATTTGACCAGATCTGTGACAGATCCGGCTCCACAGTATTCCATTACCAACCATAATTGATCATCTTTTCCTAAAAGAATAATTAGGTGTAACTAATCAATTACAATGCGAAAAATATGACATTAAAGACTAAAATTCCTTAACACAATTCTTTAACCATccaaaattgtattaaaattttgaaaacttgtaAGCTGCATTCTATCATAACAGCCTTGATAAAGCAATAAGTGAGACTTAAAAATAGAGCGCAAATTGCACGTTAGAACTAAACAAACTGACATAAAACAACACGCCAAGTTTATCTGAGGAGTTTACATTATGTTTGCTGCTGTTGTATTATTGGGTTTGACACGGTGTAAAGAAAATCGGCGTATGTATATAATGTCAAATTTTCTGTATGTTTTCACAGAATATCCATTACATATAAACCAATTAGAATAGCAAATTTATAAATGCTAGGATTCGCAATTTGTAAGAAGCTTGTAATTAGGTATCCTTATCAAAAGATTATTAGCCTTGAATACCTACCTGGGGGAGACTTTTTAATGAACGCCCCATAATAGGTTGCA
The DNA window shown above is from Euwallacea similis isolate ESF13 chromosome 2, ESF131.1, whole genome shotgun sequence and carries:
- the msn gene encoding serine/threonine-protein kinase mig-15 isoform X5; the protein is MAHQMPPSVNCSLDDIDLTALKDPAGIFELIEVVGNGTYGQVYKGRHTKTGQLAAIKVMDVTEDEEEEIKLEINVLKKFSNHRNIATYYGAFIKKSPPGKDDQLWLVMEYCGAGSVTDLVKSTKGQSLKEEWIAYICREILRGLSYLHSNKVIHRDIKGQNVLLTDNAEVKLVDFGVSAQLDRTIGRRNTFIGTPYWMAPEVIACDENPEATYDNRSDLWSLGITALEMAESQPPLCELHPMRALFLIPRNPPPRLKSKKWNKKFHGFIETVLVKDYHERPYTEQLLKHAFIKDQPTERQVRIQLKDHIDRCKKRKQEKERDDYRYSGSENEEEEPQVAGEPSSIIQAPGGDTLRRNFQQIQEGRTLVEPPPRSGKNKEREEIPEPGPPARPPIPQRIIVVPDPAAPPRRPLPPPPDNNFAASRSQPQQPQRNSQSQHMFKPMAPARKPEELDSLAAHLNELGMPQPSANNGVAQPEAPPRNNRNHSRSQASNNNNNVSPPSTSNSANDRSTDVLVDSESDSEPEDGGRGARNDGTLLASDPPKPLPEFSYRAGLPGVPEGTASVSSPGATGGSGTGGAPNRPLPPTPDDDESQGDRTLVLRKNGRSNEHSRQSSVLPDLLSQASGSPGTPSSRDKSQSEEYRPEHPNPSYIHANALALQQKQRSFLAFGFGANSQPSRRESHVNVNVTPTSHDISSDTPEIRKYKKRFNSEILCAALWGVNLLIGTEHGLMLLDRSGQGKVYQLISRRRFQQMEVLEGQNILVTISGKKNRVRVYYLSWLKSKILRTDGVSDQVERRNGWINVGDLQGAVHFKIVKYERIKFLVIALRDSIEIYAWAPKPYHKFMAFKSFCDLTFRPLLVDLTVEEGTRLKVIYGSSDGFHAVDLDSASVYDIYLPKHTQNGITPHCIVTLPNSNGMQLLLCYDNEGVYVNTYGRVSKNMLLQWGEMPTSVAYIGTGQIMGWGNKAIEIRSVESGHLDGVFMHKKAQRLKFLCERNDKVFFSSAKSGSSCQIYFMTLNKPGMANW
- the msn gene encoding serine/threonine-protein kinase mig-15 isoform X6, coding for MAHQMPPSVNCSLDDIDLTALKDPAGIFELIEVVGNGTYGQVYKGRHTKTGQLAAIKVMDVTEDEEEEIKLEINVLKKFSNHRNIATYYGAFIKKSPPGKDDQLWLVMEYCGAGSVTDLVKSTKGQSLKEEWIAYICREILRGLSYLHSNKVIHRDIKGQNVLLTDNAEVKLVDFGVSAQLDRTIGRRNTFIGTPYWMAPEVIACDENPEATYDNRSDLWSLGITALEMAESQPPLCELHPMRALFLIPRNPPPRLKSKKWNKKFHGFIETVLVKDYHERPYTEQLLKHAFIKDQPTERQVRIQLKDHIDRCKKRKQEKERDDYRYSGSENEEEEPQVAGEPSSIIQAPGGDTLRRNFQQIQEGRTLVEPPPRSGKNKEREEIPEPGPPARPPIPQRIIVVPDPAAPPRRPLPPPPDNNFAASRSQPQQPQRNSQSQHMFKPMELDSLAAHLNELGMPQPSANNGVAQPEAPPRNNRNHSRSQASNNNNNVSPPSTSNSANDRSTDVLVDSESDSEPEDGGRGARNDGTLLASDPPKPLAGLPGVPEGTASVSSPGATGGSGTGGAPNRPLPPTPDDDESQGDRTLVLRKNGRSNEHSRQSSVLPDLLSQASGSPGTPSSRDKSQSEEYRPEHPNPSYIHANALALQQKQRSFLAFGFGANSQPSRRESHVNVNVTPTSHDISSDTPEIRKYKKRFNSEILCAALWGVNLLIGTEHGLMLLDRSGQGKVYQLISRRRFQQMEVLEGQNILVTISGKKNRVRVYYLSWLKSKILRTDGVSDQVERRNGWINVGDLQGAVHFKIVKYERIKFLVIALRDSIEIYAWAPKPYHKFMAFKSFCDLTFRPLLVDLTVEEGTRLKVIYGSSDGFHAVDLDSASVYDIYLPKHTQNGITPHCIVTLPNSNGMQLLLCYDNEGVYVNTYGRVSKNMLLQWGEMPTSVAYIGTGQIMGWGNKAIEIRSVESGHLDGVFMHKKAQRLKFLCERNDKVFFSSAKSGSSCQIYFMTLNKPGMANW
- the msn gene encoding serine/threonine-protein kinase mig-15 isoform X1, which codes for MAHQMPPSVNCSLDDIDLTALKDPAGIFELIEVVGNGTYGQVYKGRHTKTGQLAAIKVMDVTEDEEEEIKLEINVLKKFSNHRNIATYYGAFIKKSPPGKDDQLWLVMEYCGAGSVTDLVKSTKGQSLKEEWIAYICREILRGLSYLHSNKVIHRDIKGQNVLLTDNAEVKLVDFGVSAQLDRTIGRRNTFIGTPYWMAPEVIACDENPEATYDNRSDLWSLGITALEMAESQPPLCELHPMRALFLIPRNPPPRLKSKKWNKKFHGFIETVLVKDYHERPYTEQLLKHAFIKDQPTERQVRIQLKDHIDRCKKRKQEKERDDYRYSGSENEEEEPQVAGEPSSIIQAPGGDTLRRNFQQIQEGRTLVEPPPRSGKNKEREEIPEPGPPARPPIPQRIIVVPDPAAPPRRPLPPPPDNNFAASRSQPQQPQRNSQSQHMFKPMAPARKPEELDSLAAHLNELGMPQPSANNGVAQPEAPPRNNRNHSRSQASNNNNNVSPPSTSNSANDRSTDVLVDSESDSEPEDGGRGARNDGTLLASDPPKPLPEFSYRAGLPGVPEGTASVSSPGATGGSGTGGAPNRPLPPTPDDDESQGDRTLVLRKQSAAKLAVRGDDIDEATLLKDWDFDKFFPINKNNGYPIEKLNASKKEDVSKKQGHRRNDSDSKVSPFFRGFRRENSDFFPLSSRHSAIYIDQKARSSGIFNNRRGSETGIVKKASGEPVLMDWKRTDAPSSTPKKTDISSFIRPRREKTESDIVLRHSEARRSIRETLEARRKEVELQFAQEAENMRRRSSKPIEIHSLNVSNISSGSQSIDGDEFSFIQNGRSNEHSRQSSVLPDLLSQASGSPGTPSSRDKSQSEEYRPEHPNPSYIHANALALQQKQRSFLAFGFGANSQPSRRESHVNVNVTPTSHDISSDTPEIRKYKKRFNSEILCAALWGVNLLIGTEHGLMLLDRSGQGKVYQLISRRRFQQMEVLEGQNILVTISGKKNRVRVYYLSWLKSKILRTDGVSDQVERRNGWINVGDLQGAVHFKIVKYERIKFLVIALRDSIEIYAWAPKPYHKFMAFKSFCDLTFRPLLVDLTVEEGTRLKVIYGSSDGFHAVDLDSASVYDIYLPKHTQNGITPHCIVTLPNSNGMQLLLCYDNEGVYVNTYGRVSKNMLLQWGEMPTSVAYIGTGQIMGWGNKAIEIRSVESGHLDGVFMHKKAQRLKFLCERNDKVFFSSAKSGSSCQIYFMTLNKPGMANW